In Romboutsia lituseburensis, a genomic segment contains:
- a CDS encoding MarR family winged helix-turn-helix transcriptional regulator, translated as MKNLDFIENFMIIHHFTKNIFKYSSIKEIDSNLNETHSKILLFVYKHEHRQMSKINSYIGIQKGAFTTSVDTLIKNGYILKIKDENDKRSTNLELTQKGTEMAIKLEENLYSGINNMFNNIEENERQEINEALKLIAKFCMKNKKNIK; from the coding sequence ATGAAAAATTTAGATTTTATAGAAAACTTTATGATAATACATCACTTTACAAAAAATATATTTAAGTATTCATCAATAAAAGAAATAGACTCTAATCTTAATGAAACACATTCAAAAATTTTATTATTTGTATATAAACATGAACATAGACAAATGAGTAAAATTAATTCTTATATAGGGATTCAAAAGGGTGCTTTTACAACATCTGTTGATACTTTAATTAAGAATGGATATATATTAAAAATTAAAGATGAAAATGATAAAAGATCAACAAATTTAGAATTAACACAAAAAGGAACAGAAATGGCAATTAAGTTAGAAGAAAATTTATACAGTGGTATAAATAATATGTTCAACAACATTGAAGAAAATGAAAGACAAGAAATAAATGAAGCATTAAAATTAATCGCTAAATTTTGTATGAAAAATAAAAAAAATATTAAATAG